The Camelina sativa cultivar DH55 unplaced genomic scaffold, Cs unpScaffold01647, whole genome shotgun sequence genome includes the window ACTGATCCTTACAGACATTTGTTGCCAAGGACGTTGTATCAAGCCTCCCATGGTTGGTCGTCTGAAATTCCAACATTTGATCTCTAAATTCTCTCTTTCATTATCTTAAGTATACTGTGGCTAGATATGTTGTACACATCTAATCATGATTCGTAGAGGTTCTAAGATTCTTTTAGAGGTCTAAGATCTTTATTTGATCATGCAAAATTAGACAAAATACTTTATATTGATCATGTTAGTACAAGAAGGTTTTTCTGGATGCAGTCATATGAGATGTGGCTTTATGATCAGACAATCGTTTCAACTACTCTGTTTAAAATGATGGATTCTTCATTTACATTGTGAAACTCACAACCGAAGAAGAACAATTCTGCCTAAACATCATTtgcagacaaaacaaaaggtctAATCTTCTCCAGCTGCAGAAAGCTGTGTTATGGGAAATCCCCTTTGATTCTCTTATCTTCTATGCTTTGACATATTTGTCTACATAACcctgccaaaaacaaaaataaagaaccacCATGACGAGTCTGGTTCGGTAATGATGGAATTTGAGGGGATCATGTTACTTACCATAACCAGTTTAGTCAGCTTCTGCCGTGAAGTGTCAATGTACCTATCGATCTTAGCTCTTGATTTGGGTACACGATGACCCTCCATTGAAGTCGACACTTTATCCACAACTCTCTTAACAATAGTCTTAAACGCCTCTTTGCTCATATTCCCTTGTCTCCACGATGGTTTCAGAAGATCCTTGACGAATTTCGTAAGCACGACTTTGAAAAGCTTCATGGACCTTGACGAATCCctctcctttgttttctctccaGACTTTTTCCTCATGTCATCATCACCTTCATGTACACTGTTCACCTCGTTATGAGAGTTCGGAGTCCCAGTCTCTTGGCTGTTACATTCTCTTCCAAACTCCGCATTCTCACCAAACTCATCGTTATCTCCAGAAACAACAACTCCAATATCATTTCCTGTGGtggtgttttcttcttcaacatcaGGTGGTTTGTTAGAGGAAAGACTGACCCGAGCTGTCATGTCAGACTCGCTCAGAACTTCTTTATCAACACCTTGAATGTTTTCTTCCATACTGAGTGGTCTGTTGGAAGAAACGCTCGCCTTCGGTACTGGTGGTTCAAAGCTGTCTACAAAAGGATCATACATGTC containing:
- the LOC104774143 gene encoding zinc finger CCCH domain-containing protein 38-like, producing the protein MNLQIELPDDGSRQASSSPYSGKAKAVSECGLGEDMYDPFVDSFEPPVPKASVSSNRPLSMEENIQGVDKEVLSESDMTARVSLSSNKPPDVEEENTTTGNDIGVVVSGDNDEFGENAEFGRECNSQETGTPNSHNEVNSVHEGDDDMRKKSGEKTKERDSSRSMKLFKVVLTKFVKDLLKPSWRQGNMSKEAFKTIVKRVVDKVSTSMEGHRVPKSRAKIDRYIDTSRQKLTKLVMGYVDKYVKA